The Dokdonia sp. 4H-3-7-5 genomic interval GTATGACCGTAAACTCTTATAAAGAAGAAGCCGAGAGCGTAGCAGTTGTAGCTGCTCATAATACATTTTATACAAAAAAGCTCTTTATTGCTACTAATGGTTTTGCAAGCACGCTTGGACTTAGCGAAGTAAAACCAGCGAGAGCACAGGTGTTAATCACACATCCTATTCCAGAACTCAAAGTGAAAGGCACTTTTCATCTCGATAAAGGATACTATTACTTTAGAAATATAAATAACAGAATTCTTCTAGGCGGAGGGAGAAATCTAGATATACAAGGAGAGGAAACGATGGTGATGTCTCAAACAGCACTTATTCAAAATGAATTAGAACGACTGCTCGCTGAGGTGATTTTACCTAATACCCCTCATACTATAGATCACAGATGGAGTGGTATCATGGGTGTGGGTATTCAAAAAAAGCCCATCGTTAAGAAAATATCTCAACATACTTATTGCGGAGTACGACTAGGAGGAATGGGAGTTGCTATAGGAAGTACCATAGGTAAGAATCTCGCAGATTTAATTTAGAATTTTATAGCTAGCAATTGTAACCTTTTATGTGTTTACACGTATAATAAGTTTATTGTCACATAACTATAGGCAGGTAATTTATGAATCATCAAGAAATAAAGTTAGAACTCTTTACAAAGTGCACGCAGTGGATTGTAAACCGTCGCAATAAAGTAGAAACTGTGATTGCAGATATTATGGAATCGCTAGAAGACGAGACTAAAAGTTCGGCGGGAGATAAGCATGAGACAGGACGAGCGATGCTACAGATTGATCGCGAGCAAGCGGGCGAGCAACTTAAAGAAATAGGGAAGATAGAAGATGCCTTATCCAAAGTTGATATCAAAGTAAAGAGTGATTACGTGCGTCTAGGTAGTGTAGTGCATACCTCTACAAATCGTTTCTTTATCTCAGTTTCGGCAGGAGAAATAAAAATAGAAGGAAGACCTTATTATGCGATAGCCCTTGCATCGCCTATGGGGCAATTATTACTGAGTAAGAAAAAAGGTGACGTAGTACGCTTTCGCGAAAGCGATATTACCATTACTTCGGTGTATTAATTTTCAGGCCTAGTATAACATCTGTATGTATAGGATATGGAACTGATGTATTAAAGAGAACAATTTTATCTCCTACCATAGCAGTTACCAAATAGTGCGAACCCATAAAATAGCAATCTGTAACTGTTGCTATTTTTCCATCTGGAACTGTAGTAATCTCGTGAGGATGTAGTAAGAGGGTAGCATCACCTTGATAATCTTTAAAAAACCAAGTTTTAGGTAGTTCATTAATATCTCCAAAAAGCGAACCAACATAATAGCTAGGAGGGTTTTTATACAATGCTAGTGTCTCATCATGGGCGATTACTTTTCCACCTTTCATCACTACGGTTTTATCCATAAAAGCTAGTACATCTGTACTATCATGCGTTGCAACTAGGCAGGTAATTTGTTGTTTTTTTAGATAACTAAATAATCTACGACGTAATTTGTTTTTTCTAAAGTTGTCTATATGTGAGAACGGCTCGTCTAACAGGAGTAATTCTGGTTCTTTGGCTAGCGTTTGAGCAAGTGCTACTCGTTGTTTTTGACCGCCAGAGAGTGTTTTTACGTGTGCGTTTGCATACGCTGTCATTTCTACCACTTCCATAAGTTCATTCGTACGCGCCTTACTCGCTTCAGGCTCTAGTCGGCTTAAATATTTATTAATATTTTCTGCTACCGAGGTGAAAGGCATGAGGTCAAAATCCTGAGAAAGATATTTAATAAAAGGCATTCCTGGTATGAGATGATCCTCTGGGCCTGTGATTTTTTCTTCATTCCACGTGATAAATCCTTCATCTAGGTCATAAAGTCCATAAATCATTTTAAGTAAGGTAGTCTTACCACAACCACTTTCTCCTATGAGCGCGATATGATCACCTTGGCTGATAGACAGGTTGATAGGCCCTATTGTAAATCGGTTAGAAATATGAAATAGTACATCTTTTAATTCAAGCATAGTGTTTACAAAAATACAGATAGCGAATCAAGAAATAGAAGTGATAGAAAAATTTAAGGTAAGCTGTATATTTGTGACCTATTTAGACTATGAAACTATATCCCCTATTTTTTACTCCACACTTTAAATACCGCCTATGGGGTGGTGATAAGTTGCGCACAGAGCTCAATAAAGAATTTAGTGGGGATCAGATAGGTGAATCTTGGGAGGTTTCTGATGTAGAAGGCAGCGAGACACAAGTGTCAAATGGAGCGCTTGCTGGAAATACGTTACATGATCTCATTACCACTTATGGAGCGCAATTTTTAGGAGTATCGGTCCTTGAGCGATTTGGTACAAACTTCCCGTTACTAATTAAATTTCTAGATGCCAAAACTCCGCTTTCTATACAGGTGCACCCTGATGATAAAGTAGCAAAGGAGCGCCATAACTCTTTTGGGAAAAATGAGATGTGGTATATCATGCAAGCAGATCATGATGCGAGTATTATCGTTGGATTTGAAGAGGATACTTCAAAAGAACAATATGAAGAATCTGTAAAGGATGGAAATATTGTAGATCTTTTACATACAGAATACATAAAAGAGGGCGATATCTTCCATATACCTACAGGTAGAGTACATGCTATAGGTGCAGGAGTATTACTTGCCGAGATCCAGCAAACATCTGATGTTACTTACCGCATATTTGATTATAACAGAATAGATGCAAAAACTGGAGCAGTGCGTGATCTCCATAGTGAGGAAGCTATCGATGTGGTAGACTTAAAAGGATATGACACTTACAATACTCCTTATAAAACGGAGGTAAACACTGCTGTGTCTATCATGGAAACACCATACTTCCAGACAACATTATTAGCCCTAGAAGGAGAAGCAACACGGGATTACAGTAATAAGGATTCTTTTACAATCCTTATGTGTGTAGATGGTAGTGCAACGTTCTCATGTGATGATGAGGTGTATGCATTTAAAAAAGGACAAACAGTAGTGCTGCCGGCGGTTGTAAATGAACTTTCATTTGCAAGTAGTCATGCAAAAATTCTAGAAGTTACTGTTTGATAGGTACGCCTTCGCGAAAGCGTATGTAAATAATACCTTTATAGTTAAAGAAACGTGAAACGGTACTCTACTAATAGTTCACCCTCTATTTTTGCCTAAATTCATAAACTGTGCTCAGATTTATTTTTATTATCCTATTTGTGATTGCCTTAGATATATATGCCTACCAAGCATTTAGATTTCTTGTGAAAGGCCGCTGGGGAACCATTTTATACTTTCTTATTACCGTTTTTATTATAGGAGGGATGATTTATCAATTCTCAACTGGTGGACGACGCAATATGAGTGCGTTGACACAATTTTTTGTGGTGTCATTTATCATTCTCATTGTTTGCAAGCTAGTAATTATTGCAACTATGTTTGGTGAAGATATCTTTAGGCTCATACGCGGTGGTGTGAATAAAATCTCGACAAGCTCAGAAGGGAAAGCAATCCCCTCCCGCCGTAAATTTGTAAGTCAGATTGCATTAGGGTTAGCAGCAATTCCGTTTGCATCTATATTATATGGTGTTATAAAAGGGCGTTATAACTTTAAAGTCCTTAAGTATACGCTCACGTTTGATGATCTTCCAGCTGCCTTTGATGGTTATAAGATTACACAAATAAGTGACATACATAGTGGAAGTTTCGATAATAAGGAGAAGGTAAATTATGCCATAGATCTTATCAATGAGCAGGCGAGTGATGCTATCTTATTTACTGGTGATATGGTAAATAATGAGGCGAGCGAGATGGATCAATGGCAAGACTCTTTTGCTCGTTTGCGTGCAAAAGATGGGAAGTTTTCTGTTTTAGGAAATCATGACTATGGCGATTATGTAGAGTGGCCTACGCCTCAAGCAAAAATTGATAACCTCAATAGGCTCAAAGAAATCCAAAAAGAGATGGACTTTAAGCTATTACTTAATGAGCACCACTTTATTGAAAGAGATGGAGAGCGCCTTGCAATTGTGGGAGTAGAAAACTGGGGTGAAGGCGGATTTAAAAAAGCGGGAGATCTCAATAAAGCAATAAGCGGTCTTGATAAGGAGGAGTTTAAAGTACTAATGAGTCATGACCCTTCTCACTGGGAGTTTGAGGTAAAGGATCACCCAGAGCATTTTCACTTAACGCTTAGTGGTCATACGCATGGCATGCAATTTGGTATTGAGATACCAGGTTGGTTTAAATGGAGTCCTGTAAAGTGGCGCTATAAATACTGGGCAGGTATCTATGAAGATGCAAAGCAGTATATAAATGTAAACCGTGGTTTTGGGTATCTTGCTTTTCCTGGAAGGGTAGGGATTTGGCCTGAGATAACTGTTATAGAGTTGAAAAGAGGTAGTGCAAACGCATAATACCAAGAAAGTGCTATCTTTACTAAGCACGTAATCCTTAATTGATTAATAAAATCCATAGGTATGTCAAAATTTGGAGAACTTATAGACGTAAATATTCCGATACTGTTAGACTTTTATACAGACTGGAATGAAAATTCAATGGCAATGCATCCTATTCTTAGGGAAGTAGCTGCCGCAATAGGTGATAAAGGAAAAGTGGTTAAGATAGATGTAGATAAGAATAACAAGCTTGCCGAAGCATTGCGCATTAAAGCGTTACCTACACTAATTATTTATAAAAACGGGGAGATGATATGGCGTCAAAGCGGAGCGCTAGATGCAAATACTATCATTGGTATTATGGAAGAGTACTCAGTATAATATCACTATAATTTCCCAAAGCTAAATCCAGCATTTTCAAAATACTCAATAACTTTAGGAAGTGCATACTGCAAGTTGTTAAATGCTTTTACACTGTCGTGAAAAACGATAATATCTCCATCCCGGGCAGTATCAATTACATTGCGTAAACATGCTTCTGGAGTAATACTTGACTCCCAGTCATAAGCAACTATACGATACATTACGATTTTATATCCCATCTTGCGCAATGCAGATGCCTGCTTACGCTTTACTTTTCCATATGGTGGTCTAAATAGGGGGCTTGATAATGTATTAGGATTACCTTCTATATGCTTGCTCATCTCAAGTTCGGCGAGCTGTGTGTTTGTTAAATACGTCTCGTTATCCGTTTTCCAACCCTGAAGGTGATTGTAGGTGTGATTCCCTACGGAGTGACCTCCAGCAAGGATTCTTTTAAACACATCAGGGTGCTTACGCACATTATCTCCTATGCAAAAAAAAGTAGCGTGAATGGGTTTGTCTCGCTTTCGCGAAAGCGTATCCAACACAAAATCTGTCACCTCAGGAATAGGTCCGTCGTCAAAAGTGAGATAGATAGTTTTCTTACCTTTTGGTTTGCTCCACAAATACCAACTTGGATACAACCAGGTAACTATGGAAGGTACTCGAGATGGTTTTAAAAAGCTCATCTATAGTCGCGTCTGATCTTTATTTAAGGAGTATATAACCCCTGCGCCTAGACATACAAAAATGACAACGAGTGATAACCATTCTGGGAATGGGTAATAATGACCTACAATAAGTTTGGCTGCGACAAATAGAAGTATTACAAAAACACTATACTTAAGATACCTAAATCTCTCTAGCATGTTCGCTAAAAAGAAATAGAGTGATCTCAAGCCCATGATAGCAAATATATTTGAACTGTATACGATAAATGGGTCTTTTGTAATGGCTAGTATTGCAGGGATGCTATCTAAGGCAAAAAGTAGATCTGTAAGCTCTATGGTAACCAGTGCTCCAAATAATGCTGTAAAAACGCGCTTTCCATCTACTGTAGTTACCCAATTATCTCCGTCTATTATTTTTGAGAATTTAAACCACTTGGCAAGACCTTTAGGCTCTTCATTTTTTACAGGCTCTTGGTCGTCTTTAAGCATCTTGAATGCTGTAAAGAGTAGGATGCCTCCAAAAATGAAGTGCATTCCAGGTATTTTATTAATAAGTGTAATACCTACTCCGATAAGTAATGCTCTAAATATGATGGCGCCTAAAATACCTAAAAACAACAGTCTATGCTGGAACTGGCTTGGTATCTTAAAAGAAGTGAAGATTACTGCAATAACAAAAAGATTATCTACACTAAGCGATAGTTCCACCAGATAACCTGTTAAGTAGGTGACTACTGCTTTCGTACCAGAATAATCATAAGGATTTGTTACTAGCCCTGAGCTATAAAACCAATAAATAAGCCCTCCAAAGAGAAGGGCGTTTGTGATAAAAAAGATAGTCTCGTACGAAGCTTTTTTAACGCTTATAGTTGTCCCTTTTTTGTGTAGCACAAAAAAGTCTATAAGCAGTAGGATAACTATATAGCCTATTAATAAGGCCCATGGTAAAATACTCTCCTGCATCGTTGAGATTAGTTTAAATCTGTTATTACTTCGTCTCTTACGCTATCTTGGGCTGGAATCTCTATAGATGGTTCTGGTAGTGTTTCAAGTAATTCTTGAGGAACTTCTTCTGTTTCATCATCATCGCCCATTAAATATGGGAACGTGCGCATGTAGTTATCAAAGACTTTTGCTTCTTTTTCAAACAGTTCTCTATCATCATTTATAATAAGAAGGTCTACAAGACTTCTATACTTCTCAATATTAGTCAAGATATCTTCATAATATTTATATTGAAGTTCTTCATCTACCTTACTAAAGTAAGTTAGTTGCTCTTGATACTTAGCAGCAACTTCTTTCCATATTTCTTGAGCACGTTGCGTTTCTCCTATCTCATAATATCCAGTGATATATGGTTCTACAAGCGTGTAAAACTCAAAGATGTCTACTGGCATTTTTTCCATCGCGAGATCCATGATTTTCTTAGCCTTTTCTGGCTTGTTTTCTGCGAGAAGTTGCTCCACTAGACGTGCCATGTTACCTCTATAAGTAATCGCATTAGTGCGCGTCTCACGATCGTGATAGATATCTGGGCTTCCGCTGTTGCCCCAATACCATTTCTTTACGATGTCATACATCTTATCTGCATCTACGCGACCCATATCATAAGGATTACGAGGATCGATAGGAGTTCTTATTGGGATAAGCTTATAAGCTACGCCATCCAGTTGCAGGTAGTCCTTCATCCATAAGTAGTCATCATCACCAAAGCTTCCTCCAGTAAAGTAAATAGGTCGTTCCCAGTTATTGCTAGCAATAATGTCTAGCATAAGCAGCCTATTTTTGTAAAGAACATTCCCTTTAAGTTCAATGTCTATGTATGGTACAATGCTATCTGCATCATCCATAGGGACAATCTTGTTCTTGAGTACGGTTTCCTTATTTACTGGAATGCGCACCTTTTTACTAGGGAAGGTGTTAAAAAACTGTCCTTTTGCATATTCTACCTTTGTTCTAGGATCATCACTAGCAACAAAACTCATCCATTGCGAGATAGGAATAATAGAGTCTTTGGTTTCTTGATAAAACAGGGCTTCTCTATTGTCTGCCGCATACTTGTCGTGTGTAAGCGAGCTAGGTACCGGTGGACTCTTGTATGCCGCTCTCTTCATCTGGTCGTAGTACCAATCTGTATTAATCAAACTAGTATTTACAATACGCACATCAGTACGATATCCTTCAATTTCTTGAGCATACCAAAGAGCAAACGTATCGTTGTCACCTATTGTAAATATAATGGCATTCTCATCTACAGAGTCTAGATACTTCTTTGCCATGGCAAGAGCCGTTTTCCTTCCTGAGCGATCATGGTCATCCCAGTTTTGTGAGGCAAGCAATACAGGAGCAGCTAGTAAACATATAACAGCCACAATAGGCATTGCTATTTTAGGTTTTATAAAATCTTTTACAATATCAAATAGCGCATACACTCCAAAGCCTATCCACATCGCAAAGACATAGAAGGATCCCACTAGCGCATAATCACGCTCACGAGGTTCAAAAGCACGTTCATTTAGATATACCTTTAATGCAAGACCTGTAAATAAGAAGAAGACTAGTAATACTGCAAAACGTTTCCAGTCTTTACTTGCGTGAAAAAGTAGGCCTAATAATCCAAGTAATAGGGGAAGGAAGAAATAGGTGTTGCGAGCTTTATTATCGGCAACATCAGACGGTAGGTTGTCTTGTGGTCCTAAGAACATACTGTCAATAAAGCCTATTCCAGAAATCCAATTTCCGTTAAAGTCATCGCCTTTACCTTGTATGTCGTTCTGTCTTCCTACAAAGTTCCACATGAAGTAACGCCAGTACATATACCCAAACTGGAAGCTAAACATGTAATTCATGTTTGCTCCAAAGGATGGTTTTTCTACATCTAGGTAACTTCCTATCTGGCTCTTTAAAAAGGCATCATAACCTTCATAATTTACCTTTCCGTCTCTGTAATCTATCTTGAACTGCGTTACAACATCTTGAAGATACTGGCGATCTTCCTCTGGCATATCAGGATCATACTTGATACTGAATTTTAAAGGACCCGTATACTGCATGTAATTTGCATTATTTTCTGGGCTCCACATTCTTGGTAAGATAGCATTATGCGCATCATCAAGATTTTGCTTTGCATTACGCCACTCATTTACCACTACATATTTTCCAAGAGCTTCGTCTTTCTCGTATAACTTCGGTTTGTCGAGATATGGTGTATCTGGATCTAGCCCAGAATAGTCTGAGGTAAATTGAGGTCCATAAAAGAGTTTTGTTTCGGCATATTGCTCACGGTTGTAATAAGCAAGTAATGATCGAGCATTTGACGGATTGTTCTCATTAATAGTTGTACCAGCATTTGCACGTA includes:
- a CDS encoding ABC transporter ATP-binding protein, with amino-acid sequence MLELKDVLFHISNRFTIGPINLSISQGDHIALIGESGCGKTTLLKMIYGLYDLDEGFITWNEEKITGPEDHLIPGMPFIKYLSQDFDLMPFTSVAENINKYLSRLEPEASKARTNELMEVVEMTAYANAHVKTLSGGQKQRVALAQTLAKEPELLLLDEPFSHIDNFRKNKLRRRLFSYLKKQQITCLVATHDSTDVLAFMDKTVVMKGGKVIAHDETLALYKNPPSYYVGSLFGDINELPKTWFFKDYQGDATLLLHPHEITTVPDGKIATVTDCYFMGSHYLVTAMVGDKIVLFNTSVPYPIHTDVILGLKINTPK
- a CDS encoding type I phosphomannose isomerase catalytic subunit; its protein translation is MKLYPLFFTPHFKYRLWGGDKLRTELNKEFSGDQIGESWEVSDVEGSETQVSNGALAGNTLHDLITTYGAQFLGVSVLERFGTNFPLLIKFLDAKTPLSIQVHPDDKVAKERHNSFGKNEMWYIMQADHDASIIVGFEEDTSKEQYEESVKDGNIVDLLHTEYIKEGDIFHIPTGRVHAIGAGVLLAEIQQTSDVTYRIFDYNRIDAKTGAVRDLHSEEAIDVVDLKGYDTYNTPYKTEVNTAVSIMETPYFQTTLLALEGEATRDYSNKDSFTILMCVDGSATFSCDDEVYAFKKGQTVVLPAVVNELSFASSHAKILEVTV
- a CDS encoding polysaccharide deacetylase family protein, with the protein product MSFLKPSRVPSIVTWLYPSWYLWSKPKGKKTIYLTFDDGPIPEVTDFVLDTLSRKRDKPIHATFFCIGDNVRKHPDVFKRILAGGHSVGNHTYNHLQGWKTDNETYLTNTQLAELEMSKHIEGNPNTLSSPLFRPPYGKVKRKQASALRKMGYKIVMYRIVAYDWESSITPEACLRNVIDTARDGDIIVFHDSVKAFNNLQYALPKVIEYFENAGFSFGKL
- a CDS encoding metallophosphoesterase yields the protein MLRFIFIILFVIALDIYAYQAFRFLVKGRWGTILYFLITVFIIGGMIYQFSTGGRRNMSALTQFFVVSFIILIVCKLVIIATMFGEDIFRLIRGGVNKISTSSEGKAIPSRRKFVSQIALGLAAIPFASILYGVIKGRYNFKVLKYTLTFDDLPAAFDGYKITQISDIHSGSFDNKEKVNYAIDLINEQASDAILFTGDMVNNEASEMDQWQDSFARLRAKDGKFSVLGNHDYGDYVEWPTPQAKIDNLNRLKEIQKEMDFKLLLNEHHFIERDGERLAIVGVENWGEGGFKKAGDLNKAISGLDKEEFKVLMSHDPSHWEFEVKDHPEHFHLTLSGHTHGMQFGIEIPGWFKWSPVKWRYKYWAGIYEDAKQYINVNRGFGYLAFPGRVGIWPEITVIELKRGSANA
- a CDS encoding TerC/Alx family metal homeostasis membrane protein, whose translation is MQESILPWALLIGYIVILLLIDFFVLHKKGTTISVKKASYETIFFITNALLFGGLIYWFYSSGLVTNPYDYSGTKAVVTYLTGYLVELSLSVDNLFVIAVIFTSFKIPSQFQHRLLFLGILGAIIFRALLIGVGITLINKIPGMHFIFGGILLFTAFKMLKDDQEPVKNEEPKGLAKWFKFSKIIDGDNWVTTVDGKRVFTALFGALVTIELTDLLFALDSIPAILAITKDPFIVYSSNIFAIMGLRSLYFFLANMLERFRYLKYSVFVILLFVAAKLIVGHYYPFPEWLSLVVIFVCLGAGVIYSLNKDQTRL
- a CDS encoding thioredoxin family protein, giving the protein MSKFGELIDVNIPILLDFYTDWNENSMAMHPILREVAAAIGDKGKVVKIDVDKNNKLAEALRIKALPTLIIYKNGEMIWRQSGALDANTIIGIMEEYSV
- a CDS encoding DUF2723 domain-containing protein encodes the protein MTDFNFAKYNKILGWTVFAIALIVYSLTVEPTASFWDAGEYISTSSKLEIGHPPGAPLYQILGAFVSIFAPDATYIALAVNYLSCLTSAFTILFMFWSLTLLITRSLTINAELITKTKQQAILASAAIGALAFAFTDSFWFNAVEAEVYAPAAVVLSLLFYLGLLWERDMHEPRGNRWLILISFIVGLSFGIHFMGLLTIPAIGLLYFFKNTEKVTAKNLIIALVIVVAILMFIFKLLLPYTLSLFGYLEVFFVNSMGLPFNSGTIIAGLLLVGLFVYGFKLSRKRNKPLLNTMLLCMLYIFIGFSSWMMLPIRANAGTTINENNPSNARSLLAYYNREQYAETKLFYGPQFTSDYSGLDPDTPYLDKPKLYEKDEALGKYVVVNEWRNAKQNLDDAHNAILPRMWSPENNANYMQYTGPLKFSIKYDPDMPEEDRQYLQDVVTQFKIDYRDGKVNYEGYDAFLKSQIGSYLDVEKPSFGANMNYMFSFQFGYMYWRYFMWNFVGRQNDIQGKGDDFNGNWISGIGFIDSMFLGPQDNLPSDVADNKARNTYFFLPLLLGLLGLLFHASKDWKRFAVLLVFFLFTGLALKVYLNERAFEPRERDYALVGSFYVFAMWIGFGVYALFDIVKDFIKPKIAMPIVAVICLLAAPVLLASQNWDDHDRSGRKTALAMAKKYLDSVDENAIIFTIGDNDTFALWYAQEIEGYRTDVRIVNTSLINTDWYYDQMKRAAYKSPPVPSSLTHDKYAADNREALFYQETKDSIIPISQWMSFVASDDPRTKVEYAKGQFFNTFPSKKVRIPVNKETVLKNKIVPMDDADSIVPYIDIELKGNVLYKNRLLMLDIIASNNWERPIYFTGGSFGDDDYLWMKDYLQLDGVAYKLIPIRTPIDPRNPYDMGRVDADKMYDIVKKWYWGNSGSPDIYHDRETRTNAITYRGNMARLVEQLLAENKPEKAKKIMDLAMEKMPVDIFEFYTLVEPYITGYYEIGETQRAQEIWKEVAAKYQEQLTYFSKVDEELQYKYYEDILTNIEKYRSLVDLLIINDDRELFEKEAKVFDNYMRTFPYLMGDDDETEEVPQELLETLPEPSIEIPAQDSVRDEVITDLN